The sequence CTGGCCCAGTAACtcctggctgagctagagcagagCTTTGAGAGAGAGACGCCCCACCTCCACTGACAGACTCCCAAGGGATGGAGAATTCACCCCGTCCTAAGGGGAGCTCTCCCAATGGTTCATTCCCCTCCCAGATAAACACTGCCCCCTAATTCCCAGCCTCCATTTGTCTCTcttctgctcccagccagcagatCTTGCTTTGCCTTTGTATTGTAAAGATCCCACCTTTTCCAGCTGTGCTCTCTGAGGTTACCTTTCTCCTAATCTTTTATGGTTTTTATGGTCACGGTGTCTCTGTGCAGCGCCCAgcatgacggggccctgatctcagtcactgatctctctctctctcccccaggatTCCCCTTTCCCAGCTGTTCATTGTCTCCCATTTCCTCCCCATAGGTGCTGAGATGCTGCACAGGGACGAGGAGGGGAGCCCGTGGCAGGATGAAGCATTGTCAGGCGAGGCGCCCGAGGGCCAGCCTGGGGCCGAGGCTCAGCCGGATGGAGCACAGGGTGAAGGGAGCGCGGAGCGGAagacatgccctgagtgtgggaagagCTTTGCCTGGAGCTCACACCTGGCGCAGCACCGGCGTacgcacaccggggagcggccgttCCGGTGCGGTGAGTGTGGCAAGAGCTTCAGCCGCAGCTCCAACCTCGTGAAGCACCAGGGCACCCACACCGGCGAACGCCCCTACCGCTGCCCCGACTGCGGCCGCGGTTTCACTGACTCCTCCAACCTGGCCGCTCACCTGCGCGGCCACGCCGGCCACAAGCCCCACCGCTGCCCCCAGTGCGGGAAAGGCTTTGCCCGGCGCTCCCACATCGCCACGCACAGGCGCACCCACACCGGCGagcgccccttcccctgccccgacTGTGGCAAGGCCTTCACCCAGCGCTCCGACCTGGTGGCCCACCGCCGCACCCATACCGGGGAGCGCCCCTACCGGTGCACTGTGTGCGGCAAGCGCTTTGgcatgagctccaccctgacggTGCACTGGCGCACCCACACGGGGGAGAAGCCCTACCGCTGCCACCAGTGCGGCAAAGGCTTCACCCAGAGCTCGGGCTTCCTCACCCACCAGCGGCTCCACGCCGGAGAGAAGCCCTACAAGTGCGGGCAGTGCGGCAAGGCCTTCAGCGTCAGCTCCGATCTCCTCGTCCACCAGAGGGGCCACGacgctggggctgcagcccacaAGTGCCCTGACTGTGGGGCTGGCTTCAGTGCCAGCAATGAACTCCTGAACCACCAGAGCAGCGCCCATGGGGAGAAGACGCCACATCAGTGCGCAGCTTGCGGGAAAGCCTTCCGGCTCCGTGCTGCCCTCGGCAGGCACCAGAGGACTCACAGTCAGCAGAGATCGCACAGCTGCTGccagtgtgggaaaagcttcctgCACAGTTCGGCCCTCAGCGCCCATCTGAGGACCCACACAGGGGAAAAGCCTTTCAAATGCACCCAGTGCGGGAAGGACTTCCGCCAGAGTTCAGCCCTGATCAGACACCAGAGGACTCACATGGGCTAGGGACTGGCCATGGCTCACCCTTGGGGGTCAGGGGCCAGCTTGGAGATCAAGCGGAGCAGAGGACAGGGGTCAGATTGGGGTGGGTGCTGGGAAGCTGGGgatgggctctgggggagggacCTAGCACCTAGATGGAgagcttgggggtggggctggggactaggatgggaaggagctgggtgtgggggcaggagggtcaAGTGAAGTAAAGCATGGAGTCTGCTTGGCATCCCCGGAGAGTATCACACACATCAGGGCAAAGCTTGGCAGTGGCATGAAAGTGAGTGGGTGGGGAATAACAATGGGGGCAGAGCTGGCTCATGGATTGCACCcctatgctcagggtttaactttttgccatatttggggtcaggagggaatttcccaccaggtcagattggcagagaccctgggtgtttttctccttcctctgcagcatggggcatgagtcacttgtaagtctgaactagagtaaatggtggattccctgtaacttgaagtctttaaatcgtaatttgagaacttcagtaactcagccagtggtTATGGGCCTGTTACGGGAGTGGGTGGgggcagttctgtggcctgcgacgtggaggaggtcagactaaatgatcatgatggtcccttgtggccttaaagtGTATGAGCAATTGGGGTCAGTTGAGATCATTCGAACACGGTgctttttaatacagccaaatgcaaggtcatctTTCTAGGAccaaggaatgcaggccagacCTGCAGAATGGGAACTGTACCCTGGAAACCAGAGACCCTGAAAAGGATGTAGGCAAATCCACTCTGCAGTGccgtggtgtcaaggttcctcccccactctgaactctagggtacagatgtggggacctgcatgaaaaacctcctaagcttatctttaccagcttaggtcaaaacttccccaaggtacaaaatattccacccgttgtccttggactggctgctaccaccaccaaactaatactggttactggggaagagctgtttggacgcgtccttccccccaaaatacttcccaaaaccttgcaccccacttcctggacaaggtttggtaagaagcctcaccaatttgtctaggtgactacagacccagacccttggatcttaagagcaatgaacaatcctcccagcacttgcaccccccctttcctgggaaatgttggataaaaagcctcaccaatttgcataggtgaccacagacccaaacccttggatctgagaacaatgaaaaagcattcagttttcttacaagaagacttttaataaaaatagaagtaaatagaaataaagaaatcccccctgtaaaatcaggatggtagataccttacagggtaattagattcaaaaacatagagaacccctctaggcaaaaccttaagttacaaaaaagatacacagacagaaatagttattctattcagcacaattcttttctcagccatttaaagaaatcataatctaacacatacctagctagattacttactaaaagttctaagactccattcctggtctatccctggcagaaaccagcatatagacagacacacagaccctttgtttctctccctcctcccagcttttgaaagtatcttgtctcctcattggtcattttggtcaggtgccagtgaggttacctttagcttcttaaccctttacaggtgagaggagctttcccctggccaggagggatttcaaaggggtttacccttccctttatatttatgacacgtggGTAAGAGGGTAACTTGCTCCTGGGCTGTGTGAGCAGGGAAATACAGAGTCAGAGTGGAGAAGGCGTGTTACTGTGGCATGCAGCATTAGGGAGACGGTTCCTGGATCCTGTGTCCAGTCCTGGGATACACACTTCAAGAGACAGCCCATTTTCAGTGAAAGGAAATGTCCTTTGCCAtgccctgtggaactcattgccacctGGTGTTTCGGAGTCCAAGAACTGAACATGTCTCAGGGAAGGGATTGGGGGGCAGATGGAAAGAGGGCGCTTCACACCTGCAGAGGAGCCGCGCTTCGGCATCCAGGTGGGAAGCGAGAACGTTCACAGTTATCCATCGTCACTAATTACTCCTGGCCCTGACCAGGAGCAAACCAGCTCCTCCCACAACTGCCCACTGCAGGCCTCACACCCCTCCCTCTGAATGGGCTGCTCCTGGGCACTGGACTGGCTAGATGGGCCCCTGGGCTGATCCAGGGTTGATGTTGCCCCCACAGATTGTGAGCTCTTGGGAGCAGGTGctttctctttgttctgtgtttgtgcggcgcccagcacaatgggcaCCTGGCCTATAGGCCCCACATAACTCAAATAAACAATAACAACCCAGCCTGGCAGTGCCGCGGGGACTGCAGTGAAGGACTGCAGCTATTGGGGAAGGCAGAGTTTGGGAggcgctgtctgtctgtcttgggggcagggaatgtgacatggggcctttcccctgtgggggtgggggtgcttcCTCCACTCACTGGACTGAGACCAGCTTTTGTGGCTGCAGAATCCAGTTTATTCTGACCCAGTGGCTGCCCCAAACGTACAGCCGTCACACTGTCTGTCTGCACAGTCGGACTTGTGCTTCCTTCTTGCCTAAAACCCTATGGACCAATGGAGTGtgcaggcacccccccccccccccacacacacacacaccagtgatGCTAGGAGCAAAGACCCAACAGGGGGCACtgcggacacacacacaccccccgcacACAAAACTCCTCAGCCATACTCATGGCAGGAGTGAATTGTGGGAGTTCAGCCCTTGCCTCCCATCATGCCCCAGGAGGATGTGAGCAGGTTTTCCCACAGTGCCTAATGCTCCCAGGAGCAACACTGTTCTGGGAATcttgcccccggggggggggcttgTTCCCCAGTAATTGCTGTGTGGGAATGGGTGGAGGGGCATAGGGTGCAGGGCACAGGGCACACGGTGGAGGGGCACAGGAGGTGCAGGGCAGAAAGGCGCAGAAGGATGAAGGGTAGAAAGGGGCTATGGGACAGAGTTGGGGgctgaggaggagggggcagaggcatGAAGAGttaggaggcagaggagggggcagggggatgaagGGGTATGGAGCACAGGAGCGTGGGGCGGGGGGATGTTGGATGGAGGCAGTGAGGCTATGGGGGGGACTAAAgggtggaggaggcagaggggcacAAAGGTGGTCCATGCTAGCTCCCCGCAAGGCAAGCTTATCCGATGAGGGTTGAGCACTGTAAGAACAAACAAACCCTAAGAAGGAAACCTGGAACAAAGTGGGGAAATAAGCCCCCTGACTCCAAACATAAAATCTAGGtggttggtttttaaaaaatgctaaaaactgaaaaatcaaatgtCATCAAAATTTTTCTAGGGGTCTCTAATTCCCAGAAGACTCTGAGCCACATAGATTTAACCCCTGATTATCAGAGCCCTTGGACAGCAGGATTCAGCCTCCTGGGCACAGTGCATGAAACCCATCCCCTCAGAGCAATTGTCTCAGGCTCTCGCCAGACTCAGGCAGGGCCAGCGTCTGTGCAGTGCCCTGCACATCAGGACCCCAATTCTGGTTGGATTCACAGTAATAGTAATGGGCTCTTGATGGATCCCTCCTTTGATCCCAGACATTGTCCCTGCCCGGATGGCCCCACAGTCTAGTTTTGGAGTCAAGTCCTGGAATGCAGCACCCAGCAGTGAAGACAATACAGGGGATTTAGGGTGGGTTTCTCCCCAAACTGTCCTTAGTTAGGAAGACGATGAGCTCTGGGTTCTGAATAACTCCCGTGTTAGTTCCTAAGGGTTTGAATCACAAGATGGTGCTGCCCCACGGGGCTGCTGTAGGCGTGACGTACGCACACACCTGGCGGGGGTGGAGTGGAGAGGTCAGTAACTGACAACCTGCCTCATCTTTACATTCAGTTTATCCTAAAAAAAAGGTCCTGACCAAACCAACCCAGCAGAGCGAGAGctccctggggagagggggagcaagGCCATCCCACCAGGGGGCACAGACTGAGGTCTGACCAGTGCGGGTGAGCTCATCCCACTGAGCAACCAGGCCCGGCCCTGCCATCTCTGCCCCTCTTCGTCTCAgatctgggtgggggagggggggtggtagGCAAGGGAGGtacacagggctgggggggaggtcTATGGGAGCGTGTATACACACGCTTACCCGAGGCAGCCGCCCCCGGCCCTGAGAGCTGGGTAAGGGGAGCGGAGCTGGCTGGCATACCtcatctccctgccccccacccctgctgctgctaGGGTGAGGGAGCCCCCCAACTCCAACAGCCTTGAGTGGTTCCCAGCTACTGGACGATTGGGGTGGGTGTTGGTGTGATGGGGAAGGGGCCACTGTCCCACCGAGAGGCCCTGTCAGGGACACTGCCCACCCCCGTGCCATTCCCCAGCCTGTCAGGCCTGCTTCCCCCGCTCACACCGTGGGTTGAACCCTGAGTCTGGTGCCGGGGCACATGAGCCAGAAGAAGGGGAAGAGTGGCTCGGAGAAGGGGGTGCCGGCAGCAAAGGAGAAGATGGGCTCCATGCCCTCGGCCTCATAGAAGGTGATGCTCCCGCTGTCACAGTCCAGGAAGATGCCCAGGAGCTGGGGGCTGCGGCTCGGGGACAGGCTGGTCTTGGGGCAGGTGTGGGCGTGGTAGTGGCCCCTGATGAGGCGCACAGCCCAGATGCCCTCCTCCTGCTCCATGCTGAACCAGCCCTTCCTGCGCAGCGAGCCCCGTGCTACACCCAGCGTCCAGTAGGCCTTGTCGCCcgcctccacctccacctcccagtagtgccGTCCCGTCCGCAGCCCCGCCACGCCCAGCACACAGCGGTACGTGTCGAAACgcttggggtgggatgggacGGCCCGATGCGGCTCCCCCAGCCGCACACCACGATGGTCCTTGGACAGCTCCAGGCACGCGTGGGCTGTCTCGGGGTCCAGAGTCACGTCCGCTGTATGGAGAAATGAGAGAGTCAGACCAGCGCTGCTGAGGCCTGCAGCCAAACACTCCATGGTCCAGGGACCACGTGGCCCCGCCCATGGGCCCTGGCGGCACCTCTGCCCTGTGGCCCAGCTCCCCAGAATACAGCCCCACACCACACCATGGTCCTACCCCCAAAACGGAGCTGCAGCCTCTGTATCAGGGCCACACCTCCGGGGTGTGGTCCCCTGCCCTAGCTAgcggcaccgagaccacttagagattaatgagtctgctctacagccttagctaagagccatgcggctcatgcatttagctccagaggtcacAGGTTTGATCCCACCGGCGaacggggtctgtcggtgttacccCTGCAATATGGCTCCCAGAAAGCAGCCTTATCCCATGCTGTGGATCTACCCCTCACTATGGCCCCATGCCCACACATCATGGCTCCCCACTTCAGCACTGTGGGCCTACCTCCCCTCATGTACAAACCACGCCCTCCCTACCTGCAcgagattctaaggccagaagggataaCTGTGACAATCTAGCCtggcctcctgtgtaacacagcaGCACAAGAcgtccctgaattaatttctgtttgaactagagcagatcttttagaaaaaaaaaaaatccaaacttgaatttaaaatggccagtgatggagaattcgcCACAGTtgttggtaaattattccagtagCTATTCACTCTCGCTGTTAACAAGTCATGCGGTATTTACAGTCTGagtttgcctagcttcaactAGCAGCCACTGTATCTTGTTAGACCTTCGTCTGCTAGCTTGAAGAGGCctctattattaaatatttgttccccatgtaagtacttatagactgtgatcaagtcacccctgaacgttctctttgttaagctaaatagactgagctccttgagtctctcactagaaggcagattttctaatccttcaaCCATTCTCACggctcttccctgaaccctctgcaatttatcaacatcgtTCTGGAATtgtggacacaggactccagctgcaGTCGCACCAGTGATAAacacaggtaaaataacctctctactcctactcaagatttcccCGTGTATGCATCCAAGTATCACTttacttccccctcccacccctccgcCCAAACACACACGGGGTGTATATTCTTCTGCTCTCCCGGGGATCCTCAGCAAATTCCATCCCGTGTGGTGTCACTCACTCTTGAATCTCTGTAGCATTTTCTTCATATCTAGGCAACGCTCAGGGAATTTGTATTTATTCTTCACTTCAGTGGGGATGGCTTCTGGCTCCCGCAGTTTGATAGTTTCAGCGCTACGGGGAGAAATGCCTTGTTATCTCAGCTCCCAGCACACCCATCCATAGCAGAAACGGAACGGAGATGGACCATGGTCACCCACCTGATCAGTGAATGCCTCACACCCTGCAGAGGAGAAACGGAGGAGAATCAGTGTCTGCTGTGAAAAAGGCTTGTTTAGTGAATCCTAACATTTtccatttggggttttttccaacctccctcccacccagcccaaatttttgaagaaaacaaaatctttttcagCAAAGGGAAAAATCCCAAGTCATTTCCCAACCAATTCTACCAGTTagccccatttaacagatgggaaaactgatgcCCACAGAAGGAAAAGTCACCCAGAGGCAGGCTGGGATTAAAACCCAGACATCCCACATCACTGCCCTGTACCTTACCCCCTTGGCCACCCAGCCACCTGTTGACACACCCAACACACTCTCACCTCTAGCAGCTCCACAGATGATTTCCGGCACTTCTCCTCCAGCTCTGCGATGAGTTTGCCCAGGGCAGAGCTCTGCTCCGAGAGGTCAGCTAGGTTGGCCTGTACTCTCTGCACAAAGTCCTTCTCTTCTGTTGCCAGCTTCTCTAgcagcagcttctcctcctcGGTCAGGAACTGGCGGATCTTCTCGAACTCTGACACGATGATCTGACGCTGAACCTGCACTTTCTCCTGCCGGGAGAAGTAAAAAAATCCAACAGGTCTAAGGGAAAACTAAGTGCTACTTACACACCAACCAGCCAGCCAATCTTTCCCTACACTTTTCTCATTGAAAATGgttttaataacagagaaagtggggagaagggggtgtcTCCCACCCCAATTTTCTCCAACTTGTTTgacctcccccccactccactaTCCAGGTTTCAAAAAGTGaaacaaaaccagcattttttaTTGAATAACTgtacagattccaaggccataagGGATCATTAGattctagtctcacctcctgcataGCCCAgccattgaatttcacccagtcacCCCTGACCTGAGTCCAATAACTTGTGATTGACCAAAGTGTTTTCCAGAAAGGTGCCCATCTAGATTCAAAGCCATCAAGAGATGAggcatccaccacttcccttaggagtttgttccagtggttaatcacccctCGTGTTAATAACTTGTGCCTTATATCtactttgaatttgtctggcttccgCTCCCAGCCATCGGCTCTTGTTCTGCCATTCTCTGCTAGATCAAAGAGTTTTTTAGTAGCCAGTATTTTCTCCCATGAAGGTACTTCTACACCACCATCAAGTCGCATCTCAGTCTTCTTCTTGAGAAGTTAAAGAGTTTCAGCTCTTTAAGTCTCCCATTGAATAATTTGAACCAAAGGGGAAATTTCACATTGGCTCAGAATGTAAAGAAGATCTTCATTTCATTCTGAAATTTCCCATCAAAAATCAGGAAAGGAGAGATGGGAAGGAAGAGATGGATCCAGGTAAATGCTTCTCAGAAACACTTAAAGTACAATGAAAGATGCATTTGTTTTGATGCCCTGGCGTGACCCCTGTGTGATGAATGAAGAGGAGGGGTAGCTCCcatttatggacacccagccagacaGTTAGCTgcaaaatccctgttagtagctgttctctactggctttacctgtaaagggttaaaaaagcccataggtaaaaggaagggagtgggcacctgaccaaaagagccaatgggagggttggaactttttaaaattgggaataaaactttccctttgtctgtctgttgt comes from Lepidochelys kempii isolate rLepKem1 chromosome 6, rLepKem1.hap2, whole genome shotgun sequence and encodes:
- the LOC140913673 gene encoding E3 ubiquitin-protein ligase TRIM58-like is translated as MASANPVERLKGEALCPICLECFTEPVSIDCGHNFCQVCISRYCEACEKESPCRPVQCPVCKEKFKKDNFRPNWQLANMLKTILELRAMRGEEWAGPFCQHHQEQLKLFCEEDGKAICVVCRESQEHREHRVAPMEEAAQTYRTKVQQALTQLRKEMEAAKWLEAKENRKIKEWQEKVQVQRQIIVSEFEKIRQFLTEEEKLLLEKLATEEKDFVQRVQANLADLSEQSSALGKLIAELEEKCRKSSVELLEGVRHSLISAETIKLREPEAIPTEVKNKYKFPERCLDMKKMLQRFKTDVTLDPETAHACLELSKDHRGVRLGEPHRAVPSHPKRFDTYRCVLGVAGLRTGRHYWEVEVEAGDKAYWTLGVARGSLRRKGWFSMEQEEGIWAVRLIRGHYHAHTCPKTSLSPSRSPQLLGIFLDCDSGSITFYEAEGMEPIFSFAAGTPFSEPLFPFFWLMCPGTRLRVQPTV
- the LOC140913681 gene encoding uncharacterized protein isoform X1, translated to MEAPWIPDLQGSEDTDGPQDVHRGAEMLHRDEEGSPWQDEALSGEAPEGQPGAEAQPDGAQGEGSAERKTCPECGKSFAWSSHLAQHRRTHTGERPFRCGECGKSFSRSSNLVKHQGTHTGERPYRCPDCGRGFTDSSNLAAHLRGHAGHKPHRCPQCGKGFARRSHIATHRRTHTGERPFPCPDCGKAFTQRSDLVAHRRTHTGERPYRCTVCGKRFGMSSTLTVHWRTHTGEKPYRCHQCGKGFTQSSGFLTHQRLHAGEKPYKCGQCGKAFSVSSDLLVHQRGHDAGAAAHKCPDCGAGFSASNELLNHQSSAHGEKTPHQCAACGKAFRLRAALGRHQRTHSQQRSHSCCQCGKSFLHSSALSAHLRTHTGEKPFKCTQCGKDFRQSSALIRHQRTHMG
- the LOC140913681 gene encoding uncharacterized protein isoform X2: MLHRDEEGSPWQDEALSGEAPEGQPGAEAQPDGAQGEGSAERKTCPECGKSFAWSSHLAQHRRTHTGERPFRCGECGKSFSRSSNLVKHQGTHTGERPYRCPDCGRGFTDSSNLAAHLRGHAGHKPHRCPQCGKGFARRSHIATHRRTHTGERPFPCPDCGKAFTQRSDLVAHRRTHTGERPYRCTVCGKRFGMSSTLTVHWRTHTGEKPYRCHQCGKGFTQSSGFLTHQRLHAGEKPYKCGQCGKAFSVSSDLLVHQRGHDAGAAAHKCPDCGAGFSASNELLNHQSSAHGEKTPHQCAACGKAFRLRAALGRHQRTHSQQRSHSCCQCGKSFLHSSALSAHLRTHTGEKPFKCTQCGKDFRQSSALIRHQRTHMG